The DNA region AGCGACAGGTGAGCGTCTGTGCATCTGGATCTGccgctccacctccacctgcatgCGCGCCATCGGCCGAGCCAGAGCCAACGCCACCCgcgcctcctcctgcagcctcctctggaCCCGCCAGAACCCGCCACAGTCATCCAGCGGGTCCGAGTCCTCCTCCGCCGTGTCTCGGTCCGATAAGGAAGAACTCTGCTTGCTCTAGAGAGGAAGTGGTTGGAGGTTTAATGCGGGGGAGGGTGTGTTGCGTAACACAGGTGAGAGTGGGGGATGTTGCGTAACACAGGTGAGAGTGGGGGGTGTTGCGTAACACAGGTGAGAGTGGGGGGTGTTGCGTAACACAGGTGAGAGTGGGGGGTGTTGCGTACCACAGGTGAGAGCGGGGTGTCCAGGCTGgtctctgtcctgctgtcctctgcATCGCTGTCTTtgtcgctgctgctgtcatTGATGAAACACACCTGCAGGTTGACGCCGCTCTGCTGCCTGagagcaacaaaaacaaccaatCAGGAAGGTTGTTCTTCACTCCTTCATCCGAGGCTGCTTTGATGTGAAGCTCCAAATTTCCCACAAATGACAGTGAGATTGTTTCATAGTCACAGAGACTCTGAACACCACCTTCAGTTTAACAGGTTTAACTGGACCAGCAGAAGGTCCAGTCGTTCCACCTGaatttctgcagcagaacattGTTGTTTgggccttctctctctctctctctctctctctctctctctctctctctctctctcacacacacacacacacaccctacagTGTGTAAACCTCAGTCTTTCCCTGAGCTCTGAACACCATTGAATGAACTTCTGACCAGCCCTTGTGAAATCAGCCATGACAACAGTAACCAGCTGGCCACACTGGTGGAATTTCCAGCCCTGGTGAAGCCCTGTCTCCACTGGAGGTCACCTGATCATCCATCGACAGCAGCCACTGACTCGTAGCAGCgatcacttcctctttctggcACACAGAGACCAGACAGAAACACATTCAACCAGCATGTTTcaacatcaaagaaagcagcCCTGCTGAAGGTCAAAGCAGCACAAAGGAAGCTTGTCAGGAGCAGCTCGTTGCCCCGGCGACGCTTCACTCAACATGATGTATCACGAAGGTGTTCCCACAAACCTCAGCTACAATCACGAAACTGCAACTTCTCAGGAACCAACTCTACAACACGAAAAACCCTTTCAGATCTAAGTCGTGTCACAGGCGTGCTGAAATGTACAGAAATGTACAGCATTATTTCAGGAAGATAAACTGAAAAGATTTTTACATTGAATACATATATAGAAAAACTTCAATATAGAAATATACTATATCTGAAGCTCTagaatatctgaagctatagtctatctgaagctatagaataactgaagctatagtatatctgaagctatagtatatctgaagctatagtctatctgaagctatagtatatctgaagctatagtataactgaagctatagtctatctgaagctatagaatatctggagctatagaataactgaagctatagtctatctgaagctatagaatatctgaagctatagaataactgaagctatagaataactgaagctatagaatatctgaagctatagtataactgaagctatagaatatctgaagctatagaataactgaaggtatagaatatctgaaactatagaataactgaagctatagtctATCGgaagctatagaatatctgaagctatagaatatctgaagctatagaatatctggagctatagaataactgaagctatagtctATCTGAAGTTATAGAATATCTGAAGGTATAgtctatctgaagctatagaataactgaagctatagtctatctgaagctatagtataactgaagctatagaatatctgaaaCTATAgtataactgaagctatagtctatctgaagctatagaataactgaaggtatagaatatctgaaattatagaatatctgaagctatagaatatctgaagctataaaataactgaagctatagtataactgaagctatagaatatctggagctatagaataactgaagctatagtctatctgaagctatagaatatctgaagctACAGAACAACTGAAGGTATAgtctatctgaagctatagaataactgaaggtatagaatatctgaaactatagaataactgaagctgtagaataactgaagctatagtatATCTGAAGCTACAGAACAACTGAAGGTATAgtctatctgaagctatagaataactgaaggtatagaatatctgaaactatagaataactgaagctgtagaataactgaagctatagtatATCTGGAGCTATAGAATACATGAAGCTATataataactgaagctatagaatatctgaagctatagtataactgaagctatagaatatctgaagctatagaataactgaaggtatagaatatctgaaactatagaataactgaagctatagtctATCGgaagctatagaatatctgaagctatagaatatctgaaactatagaataactgaagctatagaataactgaagctatagtctatctgaagctatagaatatctgaaggtatagtctatctgaagctatagaataactgaagctatagtctatctgaagctatagtataactgaagctatagaatatctgaagctatagaataactgaaggtatagaatatctgaaattatagaataactgaagctatagaatatctgaagctataaaataactgaagctatagtataactgaagctatagaatatctggagctatagaataactgaagctatagtctatctgaagctatagaataactgaagctatagtatATCTGAAGCTACAGAATAACTGAAGGTATAgtctatctgaagctatagaataactgaaggtatagaatatctgaaactatagaataactgaagctgtagaataactgaagctatagtatATCTGGAGCTATAGAATACATGAAGCTATATAATAACTGAAGCTgtagaataactgaagctatagtatATCTGGAGCTATAGAATACATGAAGCTATataataactgaagctatagtctatctgaagctatagaataactgaagctatagtctatctgaagctatagaataactgaagctatagtctATCTGAAGCTGTAgtatatctgaagctatagaataactgaagctatagaataactgaaactatagaataactgaagctatataatatctgaagctatagaataactgaaactatagaatatctgaagctatagaataactgaagctatagaataactgaaactatagaatatctgaagctGTAgtatatctgaagctatagaatatctgaagctatagaataactgaaggtatagaatatctgaagctatagaataactgaaggtatagaatatctgaaattatagaataactgaagctatagaatatctgaagctataaaataactgaagctatagtataactgaagctatagaatatctggagctatagaataactgaagctatagtctatctgaagctatagaataactgaagctatagtatATCTGAAGCTACAGAATAACTGAAGGTATAgtctatctgaagctatagaataactgaaggtatagaatatctgaaactatagaataactgaagctgtagaataactgaagctatagtatATCTGGAGCTATAGAATACATGAAGCTATATAATAACTGAAGCTgtagaataactgaagctatagtatATCTGGAGCTATAGAATACATGAAGCTATataataactgaagctatagtctatctgaagctatagaataactgaagctatagtctatctgaagctatagaataactgaagctatagtctATCTGAAGCTGTAgtatatctgaagctatagaataactgaagctatagaataactgaaactatagaataactgaagctatataatatctgaagctatagaataactgaaactatagaatatctgaagctatagaataactgaagctatagaataactgaaactatagaatatctgaagctGTAgtatatctgaagctatagaatatctgaagctatagaatatctgaagctatagaataactgaaacTATAGAATAACCgaagctatagaatatctgGAGCTATAGGATTTGCCACCTTGTTCTGGGTGTGTTTTGAAGCTGAACCAGTTCTTGTTTCTTCCTCAGAACCATTCTATTCTCACTGTCCAATCAGAGCTGAACGTTCGCAGGTTTGGTTTCTATTTTTGTGCTGATCAGAAAAACCATGAAATTCTGGGAGCCTTCACTTCTTTTGATGGATCATTTGAAGATTTTTGATCTGAACCGAGCTGATAATCCTGTCGGTGTCGTTCATGTTCATGCAGATCAAACCTGCAGCGCGCTGCTTCGACAGACTCTCTCCATCCCAAACTCACCGGGAGGATGGGCCCTTTCTGCTGCCGCTGGTGTAGATGACTGGCTCGTCGTCATAGAAACTGCCAAGGGCAAGTTTCTGCCTTATGGACTCCCTCTCATTCCTCTGGGCCTTCcgaggagaagaaaaatgacattaataCAGGAAATGTCAGGAAAAGTGCTGTTGCCATCGGCTGCTTGATTGATCAAGTGCGTAATCAGGCACGACGAGGAGGACCTGCAGAGCTGAGCGCTGACATCAAAGCCTGAATATGCTGTAGCCATCATGCTAGCTTagtggaggaggtgagatgaAAATGGAACAAACAGCATCTTAACAGATCTGGATTCAGCTTTAGGATCACATCCACACGTATAAATCAGACTCCCGACGGTGGAGCGTTCTCTGGTGCTGCTGTCGCCATAAAGCATCAAGTGGGGGTGTGAAATGTGGTGGGCCCCCAGGAAGAGAACGTCCTTGTGGTTGTGCTACAATCAACTCCAGGCTGTATTTGCCACCTGTTGAAAAGGGCACGTTGTCCCGCTCAGGCTGCAGAGCGTGAAGGAACGTGGCTGCTCTCCTTTACTAACACATCAaagaaaatagatgaaagacATTATCGATAACAGCATAACAACGATTCGGAGTGAATAGCATCCAGGCTATATCCTTgacaacaagaaaagaaaaaaagctgattccttttcccagcagcaacagaagtTGAAGGTCTTTTTTGACCACTAAAATAGGAATTTCAAAACCATCCcaacacagacagcagccattaTCCAGTCAGGACTGGTGAAACTGCAGAGTCATTCTCGTCCGGCTGGCAGCTCGTCTCTGTCCAGATCTTTTCTGGATCTTAAATTATATCAAACCAGAGTGAATCAGAAGGTGTAATGCTTGATTTTCCATTCTGAAACATAAAAAAGGCATTAAAACTGGCATCAAACCAACGGCTGCCAAACGTCCTGATCGGATGACTAGCGGTTTATCCAGACGCACACATGGTCGACATTTGATTC from Takifugu flavidus isolate HTHZ2018 chromosome 15, ASM371156v2, whole genome shotgun sequence includes:
- the zgc:153615 gene encoding schwannomin-interacting protein 1, coding for MVHQEKRVYQAQRNERESIRQKLALGSFYDDEPVIYTSGSRKGPSSRQQSGVNLQVCFINDSSSDKDSDAEDSRTETSLDTPLSPVSKQSSSLSDRDTAEEDSDPLDDCGGFWRVQRRLQEEARVALALARPMARMQVEVERQIQMHRRSPVADLLPHLPHVSEGLMKRNLRRGDMRDMSLGQLQVITNDFHAQIQSLNEELVQLLLLRDELHVEQDAMLVDIEDLTRQAHRHQRHQAQKALSK